The segment TCCCTATCTAGCGGAGATCATTTCAGAGGTCCATGCCCTCTCGGGACTAAATGCACCCTTCCTCTCCAACAGAGGCCGCATGCGGCACCCTCGAGCGAAGGGAATGTCTCTCCCGCGTGCGCCGCTGCCTCAACATCCGCCGCAGTTCTGTGGACACGGAGGCCAACAGGGACACCGTCTTGTCCTGCGCCCGCGAGAACAACATTCGCCCTGTCGACATCATGGCCGCCCTCAGGACCTcgcaaggaaaggaagagatctTCGACAAACTCAATGCGTCTCGAGGAACCATCGACAACATGCGCCTCTGCGTCCTGCAATCCAAGGGCCTGGTGAGTGAGGCTTCTGTTGAGGAAAGGCATCGAGGTGTTTTGTTTCCTCTTGCGTTCCAGCTCTCGGGACGCCATTCCCAGTAGAGTCTCGGTAAGCGCGCTCTACCCAGTGGCAGGACTGGCGAGTCGCCTTTATCTTCCTTGGTCATTAGCGACAGATTTTGACCAAGAAAGCACCTGAAACCACCTGAAACCACCTGAAAGCACCTGAaatctcatcttccctcctctatctacaGGCAGATGAAAACGGCAACATCAACGGTGAGCTGCTGAGCGCGCAGATTGAAGAGAAATTGCGCGCCAATTTGGAGGGCTCTCCCGACGTCCTGGACGTCTTGTTGAACGCACTTGCAAGCTGCACCCTTCCGGCCACTGTTtcggtgagtttttttttcacaatttcacagctatatatatctattagcgATCACTACAATCCACGTGAGTATATCTGCGAGTCTAACGTGTCCCGTCACCGTTGCAGGAGGCCCCCGACTTCCGCAAGTGCCTGGCTGTCGAGTGCATTCAGAACTTGCCATCCGAGAACTAGGCGCCAAGTTCCCCGATTGAGGAAGAGCCTCGTCGCCTTCCGGCcgaccttccgttttctttctccttctcgttatCGGTCCTTTTAACGCCCTGTTTTTTCGGCATTTTGAGTTCGGTTATCTTTGATTCGGcactgttaataataaaaaaaatattaaatttacAGATTCTTTTATATACAATTACCCTTAATCAGCAAAGCGTACTTTTTCTGACCAACCGTTGGCAAGAAAAGTTTATTTCCATATGACTTCACATACATCAACGTCTTGGTCACTGATAAATAATGAATTCTGGCAAACTGTGGCAAAGTCACAAGACTCCAAATGAGGAAACAGTAACCGCCCAAACTCAAATGGCTACGAAAGAATCTTCGAAACAGATAAATAGTTATTAGcaatgaaac is part of the Penaeus vannamei isolate JL-2024 chromosome 19, ASM4276789v1, whole genome shotgun sequence genome and harbors:
- the LOC138865100 gene encoding uncharacterized protein, with product MKVVLCFAVVVVVVSAQRPPAREDLEAACGTLERRECLSRVRRCLNIRRSSVDTEANRDTVLSCARENNIRPVDIMAALRTSQGKEEIFDKLNASRGTIDNMRLCVLQSKGLADENGNINGELLSAQIEEKLRANLEGSPDVLDVLLNALASCTLPATVSEAPDFRKCLAVECIQNLPSEN